Sequence from the Streptomyces sp. NBC_00440 genome:
CATCGCGGGCAGGTTGATCAGGAAGACCGCGCCCCACCAGAAGTGCTCCAGAAGCAGACCGCTGACCACGGGGCCCCAGTGAAATGCCCGTCGTCATGACGGCGGGCCACAGGGTCACCGCCTTGCCGCGCTGCTTCTCGTCGTGGAAGAGGTTGCGGATCAGGGCGAGGGTCGAGGGCATCAAGGCGGCGCCGCCGAGACCCAGCAGCGCGCGTACGGCGATGAGCAGTTCGGCGGTGTGCGCGTACGCGGCGGCGACCGAGGCCGCTCCGAAGAGCACCGCTCCCGCGAGCACCAGCGTGCGCCGGCCGATCCGGTCGCCGAGCGCCCCCATCGGGATGAGGAGCCCGGCGAGGACGAAGCCGTACATGTCGAGGATCCACAGCGTCGCGCTGGGCTCCAGGTCCTGACTGACGTAGGGGATGGCGAAGTACAGGACCGAGACGTCCATCGAGACGAGGAGCAGGGGCAGCATCAGGACGCCCAGGGCGGTCCATTCCTTGCGCCCCGCGCGGGGGCCGGGTGTGTTCTCCATGAACGGCAGGGAACCGGGAGCATGGCGTACGCCGCAAACAGATACCTAGTGCACCCCGCCAACTATCGGCTTTGAGCAGTATCAATGCCGTGTGAGTGCACTAGTACAGTGCGGTCATGACTGTGGAACCGCCCTACCTCCGCATCGCTGGCGACATCCGTCGGCTCATTGCCTCGGGTGAGCTTGAGCCCGGTGCCCGTATCCCTTCCACCCGGCGCATCACCCAGGAGTGGGGCGTCGCCATGGCGACCGCGACGAAGGCGCTCGCCACCCTGAGCCAGGAGGGGCTGGTGCGGGCCGTGCCCGGCGTCGGCACCGTGGTCGCCGAGTCAGGACGAGAACGGCCCCCGGCTCCGCACCACGGACTCACCCGGGATCGCATCATCCGCACCGCGATCGCCCTCGTCGACGCCGAAGGGCTCGCCGCGCTCTCCATGCGCCGAGTCGCAACCAAGTTCAGGGTTTCCACCATGGCGCTCTACCGCCACGTCCCGAGCAAGGGCGAGCTCGTACGGCTGATGTCGGAGACGGTGTTCAACGGAGAACCGCCGGGGTCGCGACCGGCCGGCTGGCGCGCACAACTGGAACGGGAGGCCCGCTGGCTGTGGGGCCTGTACCGGCGCCATCCTTGGCTGGCACGAGCCATGGCCGCCCTCACCCGGCCGATGGCCTCACCCCACGGGATGCGGTACACCGAGCGGGTCCTCAGCGCCCTGACCGGACTGGGGCTGACACCGACCCAGATCCTCCACGTCCACCTCGCGCTCCTCGGGTACGCCCAGGGGGTCGCGGCGGCCGTCGAGCTGGAGTCGCAAGCACGGCAGGACACCGGCATGACTCCGGAGGAGTGGATGGCCTCCAACGAACCGCGGATGGAGACGATCCAGACCGCCGGGTCCTATCCGATCCTGTCCACTCTCTTCGACCAGGAGGATCCCGGCCTCGAACTCGACGCTCTCTTCGAGTTCGGGCTCGCACGGATGCTGGACGGAGTCGAGTCGCTCATCGGGCAATCCGGAGGCTAGGTGTTCTGTCCACGGAGGTTGGGTGCGGTGACAGTGATCACCGTCTGGGGATCTTGAACGAGTGAGGGCCTTCCGGGTTCGGTGTGGATTGCGACGTCTACACCAGCCCGAAAGGCCCTCATGCCTCACCGTAATGCACCTCTGACCGAGACCGGACGCCTGCGGCTGGCCCGCTGTGTGGTTGATGACGGATGGCCTCTGCGCCGGGCAGCGGAGCGGTTCCAGGTATCACCGACCACAGCCCAGCGGTGGGCCGGGCGCTATCGCCGGCTCGGCGAAGCGGGGATGAGCGACCGTTCCAGCCGCCCCCACCACAGCCCTCGACGCACGCCGACCCGGACCGAACGCCGGATCATCAAAGTCCGCCTCGCGAGGCGGTGGGGACCGGCCCGCATCGCACACCTGCTGGGCCTGGTGCCATCCACCGTGCACCGGGTGCTGGTTCGCTTTGGCTTGGCCCGGCTCAGCCATCTCGATCGGGTCACCGGCCGTGTCATACGCCGCTACGAACGCGACCGGCCCGGCGAACTCGTGCACGTGGACATCAAGAAGCTTGGCAACATTCCCGACGGGGGCGGTCACAAGGCCCTGGGCCGCCAGGCAGGCCGCAAGACCCGCTCCGGGGCCGGTTACAGCTATATCCATACCGCCGTCGACGACCACTCCCGTCTGGCTTACAGCGAGATCCACACGGACGAGAAGAAAGAGACCGCCACCGCGTTCTGGCAGCGGGCCCAGACCTTCTTCACCCACTGCGGGATCACCGTCGAACGGGTCCTGACCGACAACGGGGCGTGCTACAAGTCCTACCTCTGGCGCGAGACCCTGGCAAAGGCCGGGATCACCCACAAGCGCACCCGGCCCTACCGACCGCAGACCAACGGCAAGGTCGAACGACTCAACCGCACCCTGCTCGACGAGTGGGCCTACGCAAAGCCCTACCGCTCAGAGCAGGAACGACGTGACGCATTCCCCCGCTGGCTGCACTCCTACAATCACCACCGCGGACACACCGCGCTTAAGGGCCAACCACCCGCCAGCCGCGTCCCCAACCTCACGGGTGAATACAGCTAGGGCTACTGGGCTCGCACCTGGAGTTCGTCACGTCCGGGCCTTGGCTGGTACGGCCTCAGGGATGCGCGGCTTGGGCGAAGTGCAGGACGACGGCTTTGGCTCCGGCCGCGACTTCGTCCGACAGGTCACCGCTGCGCGGGTCGGTGGGATGGTTCTTCACCCAGATCATGGAGAACTTGATGATCTGGTCGATGTCGCTGGGACGCAGCAGGATCGCGTCGCCGGCGTGGAGCGGTTCGGGCTGGCGGTGCTGCCACAGCCGGTAGAAGCGGGCCCTCGGCGTCGTTGAATCCCAGGTGCCGGTCGCCGTGGGGGTTGATCAGGTGGATGGTGAAGGGCAGATCGTTCGGGCCCGGCTGCCAGGGCTGT
This genomic interval carries:
- a CDS encoding TetR/AcrR family transcriptional regulator C-terminal domain-containing protein, which produces MTVEPPYLRIAGDIRRLIASGELEPGARIPSTRRITQEWGVAMATATKALATLSQEGLVRAVPGVGTVVAESGRERPPAPHHGLTRDRIIRTAIALVDAEGLAALSMRRVATKFRVSTMALYRHVPSKGELVRLMSETVFNGEPPGSRPAGWRAQLEREARWLWGLYRRHPWLARAMAALTRPMASPHGMRYTERVLSALTGLGLTPTQILHVHLALLGYAQGVAAAVELESQARQDTGMTPEEWMASNEPRMETIQTAGSYPILSTLFDQEDPGLELDALFEFGLARMLDGVESLIGQSGG
- a CDS encoding IS481 family transposase, whose amino-acid sequence is MPHRNAPLTETGRLRLARCVVDDGWPLRRAAERFQVSPTTAQRWAGRYRRLGEAGMSDRSSRPHHSPRRTPTRTERRIIKVRLARRWGPARIAHLLGLVPSTVHRVLVRFGLARLSHLDRVTGRVIRRYERDRPGELVHVDIKKLGNIPDGGGHKALGRQAGRKTRSGAGYSYIHTAVDDHSRLAYSEIHTDEKKETATAFWQRAQTFFTHCGITVERVLTDNGACYKSYLWRETLAKAGITHKRTRPYRPQTNGKVERLNRTLLDEWAYAKPYRSEQERRDAFPRWLHSYNHHRGHTALKGQPPASRVPNLTGEYS